The Planococcus halocryophilus nucleotide sequence ACAAATCTGAGCGTCCTTTAACTTGCAAAATGTTTAAGTTTAAAGCATGAATTGGGTACAACATGCTCGCGATGCATAAAAGTTGAAAATATGGCACCATTGGCATCCACTTTTCACCAAAGATCAAGTAAATCAATGGCTCTGCTACCGCTGCTAATCCAACCATGAGTGGGAAAATTAAAAAACCTGAAAGTTTAATGACCTTTTTAAAACTTTGCTTTAACCGTTCTTCTTGATCTTGAATTCCACTTAACACTGGATAAGTCACCCGCTGGATTGTCGCCGTTAAAGATTGCGTCGCCACATCACTAAATTTAGATGCATTTGTGAAATACCCAAGAGCTCCAGCTGAATATTGCTTCCCGATAATTAAGAAGTAAATATTGTTATACGCTGTATCAATTAATCCCGACACAAGAAGCTTCCAACCAAATCCAAACAAACGCTTGAACGAGATGACACTAAAAGTAAGTGAAGGTAGCCACCTTCTATAAAAAACGAGTAATAATGCCTGGATTAGATTCATACCTAGCATGCGAATCACAAGGCTCCAAACACCAAATCCTGAGATGGCCATTACAACGGCAACAACTCCAGACAAGATACTCGCTGCCATATTGATTTTTGCTTGCACTTTAAAATTCACTTCTTTAGTAAACATCGCTCTAGGAATAATTGAAAATGCGTTAATGATGACTCCCAGTGTTAACACTCGGATAATAGACGTCAACTGGGCTTGGTCAAAGAAATTGCTGATTAATGGTGCCGATAAAAATAGCACTCCATAAATAAAAATTGAAACAGCAAAATTAAAATAAAAAACCGTAGAATAATCAGTTTGATTGGCTTTTTGATCTCGGATTAATGCTTGTGTAAAGCCACTGTCGACAAGCGAATTCGAAAGTGCAACAAACACTAAAATCATCCCAATTAACCCAAAATCCTCAGGTGCCAATAATCGCGCAAGAATAATCTGGATAATAAACTGAATGCCTTGATTGCCTAACATGTCTCCGAAGCTCCACAGCAGTCCACTGATTGTTTTTTTCTTCAATGAGTTTTCCTGTTTCATAGGCCTGCTCCTATCTCTATCCACTTAAACCAAATTATTCAGAAACCTTAAAACACTGAATATATACCTATCGAAATAGGTATATCAAATCTAATTACTGAAACAATAGGTTTACCTCCAATTAAAAAACATTACTTTATGCTTAATTCTTGTACTTGATTTCCATTCTAACATAATACATATCTAAAATAACAGATAATTTAGATTATTTTTATTTTTTTATTTTGAAAATTATTCCACTCTTTTTCTTTCCATCGAAATATTAACGATTATTAAACATAATTTCTGAGCATCATTCTCCAAATAATTGTTATATCCTTACTGTTTTGCAGAAATATTTTCTAATAAATCCTAACTAATCATTCGTATACCAATTTTACTAATTTGCAATCTTATCAAATATAAAGAACAAAAGAAAAAGCAGTTTCGAGTAGCCGGCGTTGCCAGCTTCAGAAACTACTTTTCTTAATCATGTAATTATAAAGTGATTTTTAAATAGTGATTCGCTTGAAGATTCGCTTAAAAAATTCTGGTTTCGTATAGAACTGTCGGTAACCTTTTTTCAATGTCTGTTTTATTTCCAATTGCTTTAACAAAAGGTAGAAGCTGTTACGTTTTTTTGTGAAGCTAATGACGTTATCGTATTTAAAATTAGTATAGACATTTACTTCATCGAGCAAATTCGCAACATCTTGAAGGTGCTTTTTCTTTTCAGAAATATCATTAAGGTGTAAATCTGTCCACGAGCCTTTTACTTCTACTCGGTACGCAGCCATGTTCCGATCCATGTAGTACACCGTTCCACTTAATGCCCCTAGTATAACAATCGGATAATCTCCAATTGTCGCGTTCAAGTAAAACTCAGGCATCTCAGGAATTTTTTCGCGAGAATACATAATCGAGTTAGTAGCGAACAGTTCCCCACCACCTTCAATTACTTCTTCTACAGAAAAGATTTTGTCCTTATTGCTCGGCCGAACAGTAGCGACTCTTTTTTTAGTTACGGCAGAGACCTTTTCTGCAGCATGCACGCACATGCTACATTCCGAATGCGCTTCCATATAATCCACTTGCTTTTGCAGTTTCTCCCGATCCGTCCAATAATCATCACCCTCACAAACCGCGGTATACTTTCCTAATGCGCGCTCACTATTGTACACCTCAAAAGGAATATCTTGTGAATACTGATTTTCTGTTTGGTAGATGGGTTTGACGATATCCGGATACTGTTGTTCATAACTTCTGATGATGTCAGCTGTTCGGTCAGTAGATGCATCATCATGAATTAAAATTTCATAAGCGAAATCTGTTTTCTGCATTAACATACTATCTAATGCCTCCGCTATAAAATCTTCATGATTATAAGCATTACACTCTATACTCACCATTATCCGGTTTCCCATAAATTTCAGACTCCTCTACAGATTAAGTAAGTTTTCGTCATCAGCTTCCTGAATTAGCCCGAAACCCGACCGCTAGATTCAACTGAAAAAAATGCTGATAATTTCCCTATGCATAACGTATCTTAGCATAGAAAATCTTTATAAAAAGAGTATTCAGATAAATTACACAAAAAATTTACATAAATGCAAAATTCTTCACATTATTCATCAACTACTATAAAATTCTCTCGTTGATATGTTACTCTCAACTCTTCATCACGAAGAATGAGATTATTTTTTTCGATCGTATTTCCTTGAACAATATGCCCAGTTCCAATATTAATATAAATCCCCCGTTCTGAGTTTTCACGGGGACTAATAGCCAAATTATTAAGTATGCTAATATTGTGGCTCGGCGTCATCAAATTCTTTCCTCCATCACCTGGTCTAATCGCAATATTATATTCATTATTGTAAACCACATTTCCTTTAATGACATTGGATTCTGCACCATTTTTAACATCAATACCATAATAAAAACCACTGACCATATTTTTTTCAATGTTGCTTTCTTTTTCACTCTCTATTGTAATGCCTTGTTGATCTGTGTAGCCAGGACGATCTTCAGTAACCATGCACCCTTTTACCAGATTATGTTTTCCTTTTCCAAACAAAGAAAGATGGCCATCTCCTGAATTTCGAATTACACAAGATTCTATTGTATTGTAATCTGATGCAAAATTGATAATACCCGAACCATAATTGGATTCACTTATTACATTTCGAATGACATTATTATGAGCATGATGCAAGTGGATACCTTGTGAATAATTTTTTGTATAAACATTTTCAATCGAACTTTCACGACTGTTCTGTAGCAAAATAGCAATATTCGAAATCAAGGTTCCTTCTTCAGGCAATTTATCCCCCATCAAAAAACCACCTTTTAGATGGACATCCGCCGTTGCCATTATCCAAAACACACCATATTCTCCCGCTGATTCAGTCTGAAAAATTGCTTGCTCCATTATAATGGTGATTGGCTTAGAAATTTTCAAAGCAAAATAACTGTCTCCATATCCAGTACTAGCCTTTAAATCGGGGTTTTTAGTCAATTTATAAATTCCCGGTGGAATATGCAATTCTCCACCTATTGGAGTTTCATCAATCGCTTGTTGAATTGCTTGAGTATCATCCATCACGCCATCACCTTCTGCTCCAAATTGTGTAGTTGCATCACTTTTCTCTTTTGCTAGAAAGTAACTCGGCGCCATAATTACAGTGGCAGTCAAACCAAAAATCCCTATTACGCTAAGAAGCAAGCGAGTGATTTTCTTATAGGTCATAAACAGCTCTCCTTCAACCTAACCGCTATATCGTAGAATAATAGTATAAAGCATACTTAATTATAGTATAAGTCAAATTCTCTAATAAAGCATATTTTTCTGAATATTTTTTATATAAATATAGCCATTTACTTCGTTACTCTAACCTATAGCCTATAATTTTTTTTATAAACAGGACTAAAGAAATATTTTATCCACTCGCATTCCTTTAAAATGTTCGCTATAATCAATAAACAATATATTTTTTGAAAATTTAGTTATATTAACAGGATTATGAATTACTTTTAGCTGAAATCTTAGAGAAAAGGGAACTTAAAAATTCTCCTAAAAAATTATAAGGAAATGAGGTTTTACTCTTGAGAGATTTATTTTTTGTGAAAGATTACGTCGCATTGTATGAAGAAATGGAAGGAGGAAATTGTGAAGTTTTTGAATTCGAACACTCTCTAGGTAAGGTTTATCACCAGTTTATCAAAAGAGAAGTTCCAATTTTTTTGGAAGGCGGACCATACTTTGATCTGCTTACACCTTATGGTTATGGAGGGCCCGTTATCACTGAGCTAAAGGATAAAACGCGTAAAGATGAACTGGTTGCTCTTTTCTGCCAATGCTTTCAAGATTATTGCCTAAAACATAATATTGTCAGCGAATTTGTTCGTTTCCACCCACTAGTTAACAATGCTCAAGATTTCGACTCTTGCTATAACGTTCTTTTTAGACGTCATACTACAGGAATCACTTTAAAAGGATTTGAAGATCCAATACAAGAAGAATTTTCGGGCTCGACCCGCAAAAGAATTCGTAAAGCATTAAGGGATGGTGTAACTTATCGAATCACAGAAAATCCATCTAACCTAGACCAGTTTCAGGAGATCTACCTCACAACAATGAAACGAGTTGGTGCTGAAGACTTCTACTTATTCGATGATGCATATTTCTCAAAAATGATTGAGAATTTAGGTGAACAAATGATATTAGTTGAAGCTATCTTCGACTCCAAAGTGATTGGTGCAGAACTTCATTTCCACACAGGTCCATATGTACATACTCACTTATCGGGCACTATCGACGGTGACATCAATCACTTGTCGCCTGTTTATGTCATGACCTACGCCATTGTATTATGGGCCCAAGAACATGGAGTTGAATACATTCACTCAGGAGGCGGTGTGAACCCAGGTCCTGACGACTCACTTTATTTATTCAAAAAGAGATTTGGCAAAAATACTGAATTCGACTATTATGTCGGCAACAAAGTGTGGAATAAAGAAATTTATGACAAATTAAATGAAGCTGCTAACGTTAATTCAGATAGCGGACTATTCCCAGCTTATCGCTGGTCATAGAAAACGGGAAGCAGAAAAATCTGCTTCCCGTTTTTTTTATTTTGAATGCCATGCCCAAGCACTTGAAATGATTGCGTTCAAATCAAAGGCCGGATTCCATCCTAATTCTCCACTAATTTTATCAGATGAAGCTACAAGAGCAGCTGGATCTCCCGCACGTCTCGGCGCATATTCGATTGTGGCTTTTTTACCGGATATTTGCTGACATGTTTCAATAATTTCTTTCACGGAATATCCTGCGCCATTGCCAAGGTTGTACGTTTTGTTCGCAATTTTTCCACCAGCCATACCTTCATATGACAAAATATGCGCA carries:
- a CDS encoding lipopolysaccharide biosynthesis protein yields the protein MKQENSLKKKTISGLLWSFGDMLGNQGIQFIIQIILARLLAPEDFGLIGMILVFVALSNSLVDSGFTQALIRDQKANQTDYSTVFYFNFAVSIFIYGVLFLSAPLISNFFDQAQLTSIIRVLTLGVIINAFSIIPRAMFTKEVNFKVQAKINMAASILSGVVAVVMAISGFGVWSLVIRMLGMNLIQALLLVFYRRWLPSLTFSVISFKRLFGFGWKLLVSGLIDTAYNNIYFLIIGKQYSAGALGYFTNASKFSDVATQSLTATIQRVTYPVLSGIQDQEERLKQSFKKVIKLSGFLIFPLMVGLAAVAEPLIYLIFGEKWMPMVPYFQLLCIASMLYPIHALNLNILQVKGRSDLFLYLEIIKTIIPTILIVLVIWMDWSITILVATMVLDSHLSLFINIYFSGREISYGVKEQVRDLLPIYTISLGMGAVVYVIGKLLPLSELLTLVLQIGIGAILYIAISKLLKIQEFDTVYNLLVPVIKKIKAVKAS
- a CDS encoding glycosyltransferase family 2 protein; its protein translation is MGNRIMVSIECNAYNHEDFIAEALDSMLMQKTDFAYEILIHDDASTDRTADIIRSYEQQYPDIVKPIYQTENQYSQDIPFEVYNSERALGKYTAVCEGDDYWTDREKLQKQVDYMEAHSECSMCVHAAEKVSAVTKKRVATVRPSNKDKIFSVEEVIEGGGELFATNSIMYSREKIPEMPEFYLNATIGDYPIVILGALSGTVYYMDRNMAAYRVEVKGSWTDLHLNDISEKKKHLQDVANLLDEVNVYTNFKYDNVISFTKKRNSFYLLLKQLEIKQTLKKGYRQFYTKPEFFKRIFKRITI
- a CDS encoding right-handed parallel beta-helix repeat-containing protein, encoding MTYKKITRLLLSVIGIFGLTATVIMAPSYFLAKEKSDATTQFGAEGDGVMDDTQAIQQAIDETPIGGELHIPPGIYKLTKNPDLKASTGYGDSYFALKISKPITIIMEQAIFQTESAGEYGVFWIMATADVHLKGGFLMGDKLPEEGTLISNIAILLQNSRESSIENVYTKNYSQGIHLHHAHNNVIRNVISESNYGSGIINFASDYNTIESCVIRNSGDGHLSLFGKGKHNLVKGCMVTEDRPGYTDQQGITIESEKESNIEKNMVSGFYYGIDVKNGAESNVIKGNVVYNNEYNIAIRPGDGGKNLMTPSHNISILNNLAISPRENSERGIYINIGTGHIVQGNTIEKNNLILRDEELRVTYQRENFIVVDE
- a CDS encoding GNAT family N-acetyltransferase gives rise to the protein MYEEMEGGNCEVFEFEHSLGKVYHQFIKREVPIFLEGGPYFDLLTPYGYGGPVITELKDKTRKDELVALFCQCFQDYCLKHNIVSEFVRFHPLVNNAQDFDSCYNVLFRRHTTGITLKGFEDPIQEEFSGSTRKRIRKALRDGVTYRITENPSNLDQFQEIYLTTMKRVGAEDFYLFDDAYFSKMIENLGEQMILVEAIFDSKVIGAELHFHTGPYVHTHLSGTIDGDINHLSPVYVMTYAIVLWAQEHGVEYIHSGGGVNPGPDDSLYLFKKRFGKNTEFDYYVGNKVWNKEIYDKLNEAANVNSDSGLFPAYRWS